Below is a genomic region from Streptomyces roseoviridis.
GGGCAGGGCGCGGGCGACCTCGTAGGCCAGGAGGGCGCCGAAGCTCTGCCCGTAGAAGCCGAAGCGGCCGCCGGCGCCGCCCGTCAGGTGCGGGGTGAGGGCCTCGGCGACGGCACCGGCCAGGGCGTCGAAGTCGGGCGGCATGGGGTGCCGGCTGCGGCCGCCCCGGGCCGGCGGGCGCAGCGCCCACACCTCGGCGACGGGGGCGAGGGCGCGGGCCAGCGGGGTGTAGGCGGTGGCGTCGCCGCCGGCGTGCGGGAAGCAGAACAACCGGAACGGGCGGTGGTCCTGGGGCGCGGGGACGAGGAGCCAGTCGCCCTCGACGCGGGGCCGGGCGGTCCGCGGGGCCGGGGTGCGGGGCGCGCCGCCGAGGGTGACGGTCATCGGACGGCCTCGCGGCGGGCGGTGAGCGCGGGGCGGGCGGCGGCCGGGCCGGCCGCGGCGGCACGGCGTACGGCGGCGGTGAAGTCGGCCAGGTCGGCGGCGTCGAGGAGGTGGCGCAGCTGGAGCTCGACGTTCAGCTTGCGGCGCAGCAGGTGGACGACGCGCAGGGCGGCGAGGGAGTGGCCGCCGAGGGACAGGAAGTCGTCGTCGGGGCGGACGGCGGGCACGCCGAGCACGGTGCGCCAGACCTCGGCGACCTGCTCGTCCACTCCCCCGGGCGCGTCCGGTACGGGGGTCTCGGCGGCCCGGACCGGCGTGGGGGCCGGCGCCGGGGCGACGGCCTCCGCCACGGGGGCGGGCAGCGCTCGGTGGTCGACCTTGCCGTTCGGGGTGAGCGGCAGGGCGTCCAGGACGGTCACGGTGGACGGCACCAGGTGGGCGGGCAGGATGCGGCGCAGCCCGGCCAGCAAGTCGGCGGGACGGACGGCCGCGCCGGTGACGTAGCCGGCCAGCCGCTGGTCGCCGGGAGCGGCCTCGTGCACGGTGACCGCGGCGGCGGTGACCCCGGCGAGGGCACCGAGCGCGTGCTCGACCTCGCCGAGCTCGATCCGGAAGCCGCGCAGTTTGACCTGGCGGTCCACCCTGCCGACGTACTCGAGGAGGCCCTCGGCGGTGCGGCGGGCCTGGTCGCCCGTGCGGTACATCCGGGCGCCGGGCTCCGGTGCGAACGGGTCCGCGACGAACCGGCCCGCGGTCAGCCCGGGGTGGCCCGGGTAGCCGTGCGCGAGGCCGGGCCCGGCCAGGTACAGCTCGCCGACCGCACCGGCGGCCGTCACGGGGGCGAGCCGGTCGTCCAGCAGGTGGGCGCGGACGCCGTGGAGGGGCTCGCCCAGGTGCGGGCCGGGTCCGGTGATCCGGGCGGTGATCGCGTCGACGGTGCACTCGGTGGGCCCGTACAGGTTGAGCGCGTCGATCCCCCCGTCGGCCAGTTCGCGCCAGGTCCGGGCGGGCACGGGCTCCCCGCCCATGAACAGCCGCGGCACCCGGGTGCCCGTCAGCGGCTCGCGGAGCAGCTGCCAGTGCGAGGGGGTCAGGTCGAGGTCGGTGACGCCGTGCTCGGCGAGCAGCCGCACCAGGCGGGCGGGGTCGGCCCGCCGCTCGTCGTCGATCACCACCAGGGTGTCGCCCCGGCAGATCCGGATCCACTGCTGGACGGAGGCGTCGAACGACACGCTGGCGTTCCAGGCGACGACCCCGGGCTCGGGGCGGTAGGCGCCGCCGGTTTCCAGGGCGGCGGCGAGCGCGGCGACGGCGCCGTGCGGGACCTCGACGCCCTTGGGGCGGCCGGTGGAGCCGGAGGTGTGGATCACGTAGGCGGAGTCGAGCGGGTGGGGCGTGGCGTCGGGCTCCGGCCCGTCGGCGGCGGCGTCGGGCCGGAGCACCGGGACGCCTGCCGGTACGGGCGGCGCCGCGTCGGCGCTCACCACGGCGGCGAGGCCCGCGTCGGCGGCCACGAAGGCGATCCGCTCGGCCGGGTACGCCGGGTCGAGCGGCACGTACGCGGCACCGGCCCGCCAGACGGCGAGCAGCGCGACCGGCAGGTCGACCGTACGGGCCAGGTGCACCCCGACCCGGTCCCCGCGCCCCACCCCGCGCGCCCGCAGGGCCCGGGCCAGGCCGGCGGTGCGCCGGTCCAGTGCGGCGAAGTCGAGACTGCCGTCCACGGCGTGCACGGCCGCCCGCCCCGGGTGCGCGGCGACGACGGCCCGCAGCCGGGACAGCAGATCGGGGGCGGGGGTGGGGGTGGGGCCGGCAGTGGGACTGGGAGCGGGGGCCGCGGTGGTGGTGGACGGCTCGGCGAAGGTGGTCACGGGAAGGGCTCCTCGGTGGTGGTGGGACGGGTGGGTCGGATCACGTAGGGGTCCGGCCGGAGGACCGTGCGGTCCGGTCTCCCGCCGGGGTGACTCGGCGACACGGGGGCGGCCGGGCGGGTGGGACGGTGGGGGCTGCGGGCGGGCGGATGGGGGCGTCGCATCCGTGCGGGCGTGGTGACGGGTGCGGGCGTGGGTGTCAGGGGCGGGCGTGGTGACGGGTGCGGGGCGTGGTGACGGGTGCGGGCGTCGCGTCCTGTCGGCGTGGCGTCGGGTGCGGGCGTGCGTCAGGGGCGGGCGTGGCGTCGGGTGCGGGCGTGGGTGTCAGGGGCGGGCGTGGTGACGGGTGCGGGCGTCGCGTCCTGTCGGCGTGGCGTCGGGGGCGGGCGTGGCACGCAGCGCGGGCAGGGCGTCAGGTGCGGCCGGGTGGCGGGAGGCTGCCGTCGGCCGGACGGCCACCGGTGGCCGGACGTCCGTACGGGGGGCCGGCCCGTGGAGCGGGAACTCTCTGTCGGCCGGGCAGCCGGGCGGGGCTGGTGCCGGCTCGGGCGTCCCGGCCGTGGGGCCGGGGGCCCTGACGGCCGGACGGCCGGACGGCCGCGCGCGCCAGGCGCCCCAGCTCGGGCTGCCCAGGCCGTGGGGCTGGGGGCCCTGACGGCCGGACGGCCGGACGGCCGCGCGCGCCAGGCGCCCCAGCTCGGGCGGCGGCCAGGGCCCCCGGCCGGCACCAGGGCACCCGCGCCGCCCCGGGCGCGCACCCGGCCGCGGCGCGCGCACCGCGCCGGCCGCACCGGCCCCGCGGGCCGTAGCCCAAGCCCCGCGGACCGCGCACCCACACCCGCCCCGCGCCCGCCCGTACCCCCGACGCTCCCCGTCAGGCGTCCGCCGCCAGGCGGGCCAGTGCTTCCGCGTAGGCGTCGACGAACTCCTCCGCCGTGGCGTCGTCCACGACCGCGCGCTGGTGGTCCACGGCGAGCAGCACGCGCTGGGAGACCGGGTCCTGGATGAGGGAGGCGCCGAAGGCGAAGCTGTTGGGTTCGTGGCGGAGGGTCGGTTCGCAGCCGATGCGGCCGTCCTCGATGCGGGCGGAGGTGAGCCGGCCGAGGGCGTGGAAGCGCAGGTAGCCGAACTGGCTGTCCAGCGACGTGTCGGCCATCATCCGGGCGAGCCGGGCGAAGGGCACCCGCCGGTGCGGCATCATGTCGAGCTCCTCGCGGTGGACGTGCCGGACGAGGGCGGCCAGGTCGTCCGGGTCCGGTGCGGCGACCAGGGGGACGGTGTTGAGGAAGAGCCCGTACACCTCGGTGCCGCCGAGCCGTTCGAGACGGCCGTTCATGGCGAGGCCCGTGGTGACCCTGCGGCGGCCGGTGATCCGGGCGAGGGCGTGGAGGTGGGCGGCGAGGGCGACCGATTTGACGGGGACGGCGAGCGCGTCGGCGACGGCGCGCAGCTGCCCGGGCGCGTCGGGCAGCACCCGCTCCACCGTGCGGGGCAGTTCGTGGACGTCCTCGCTGCCGGGCCACAGCTGACCGGTGGCGCCGGCGAGACGCCGCTGCCAGTAGGCGAGGGACTCCTCGTCACCGGCGGCCGCGCGTTCGACGGCGACGAAGTCCCGGAAGGTGGTGCGCGGCGGCGGGGCGGGCGCGGAGGCCGGGTCGGCGGCGAGCGCGGTGTGCCGTTCGAGGATCTCGGTGAGCAGCGAGGTGAAGCTCCAGCCGTCGAGGATGGCGTGGTGTTCGGAGACGGTGAGCTGGAAGGCGTCGTCGGCGAGCCGCTGGACGGTGATCCGGAAGAGCGGCGGTGCGGCGAGGTCGAAGGGCCGGTCCCGGTGGTCGGCGAAGACGTCCCGGATCCGCTCGTCCTGCGCCTGCTCCCGCCGGCCGCGCAGGTCGGCGAACTCGACCGGTGCGGGCAGGGTGCCGTGCACCAGCTGGAGCGGTTCGCCGTAGCCGGAGAGGTCGAGGCCCGTGCGCAGCACGGCGTGCCGGGCCATGGCCTCGCCGACGGAGCGGCGGAAGGCGGTCTCGTCGAGACGGCCGGTGATCCGGTAGGAGTTGACGTTGTGGTAGCTGTCGGTGCCGCCGGCGACCTCCATGTGGAAGACCATGGAGAGCTGCATGGACACCATCGGGTAGGCGTCGACGACGTCGGGCGGGAGCTCGGCCCGGTCCTCCTCGGCGACCATCGCGAAGGGCCGGGCGGCGTCGGGGTCCGCGGCCACCGGGCGGGCCAGCGGCAGCAGTCCGGCGACGGTGGGGGCGTTGAAGACGTCGCGCAGGGTGATCTGCCAGCCCCGGTCGTGCAGGGCGCCGGCGAGCTGGACGGCGCGGATCGAGTCGCCGCCGAGGTGGAAGAAGTCGTCGTGGACGCCGATCCCGGCGACCCCCAGCACCTCCGTCCAGACGGCGGCGAACAGTTCCTCCTCCGGGGTGCGCGGCTCGACGTGCCGGCCGGCCGGGGCGGCGGCAGCCCGGTCGGGGGCGGGCAGCGCGGCGCGGTCGGCCTTGCCGTTGACGGTGAGCGGCAGGGCGTCGAGGACGGTGACGCTCGCCGGGATCATGTAGTCGGGGAGGGTACGGGCGAGGAAGCCGCGCAGGTCGTGGGGCTCGGCCGGGGCGTTCCCGGTGGAGCGCACGGTGAGGTAGGCGGCGAGCCGGTCGTCGTGGACGGTGACGACGCAGGCGTCCACGTCGGGGTGGGCGGCGACGGCGTTCTCGATCTCGCCGAGCTCGATCCGGAAGCCGCGCAGCTTCACCTGGAAGTCCGCCCGGCCGACGTATTCGAGGCCGCCGTCGGGCAGGCGCCGGGCGACGTCTCCGGTCCGGTAGAGCCGGGCGCCGGGCGGGCCGTACGGGTCGGCGACGAAGCGTCCGGCGGTGAGGCCGGGGCGGCCCCAGTAGCCGTGGGCGAGGCTTCCGCCGCCGATGTACAGCTCGCCGGGCACGCCGGGCGGGCAGGGGCGCAGCCAGTCGTCCAGGACGAGCGCGGTGAGGTGTGCCATGGGTGCGCCGACCAGGCTGCGTTCGAAGCCTGCGCCGCCTTCGGCGATGTCGTGGGTCGTGACGTGGACGGTGGTCTCGGTGATGCCGTAGAGGTTGCAGAGGCGGGCGGGCGGCAGCGGGTCGAGGTCGTACCAGCGCTGGACGACGCCCGGGTCGAGGGCCTCGCCGCCGAGCATGATCCGACGCAGGGCGGGCAGGGCGCGGGGCCTGCGGCGCAGCGCCGGCTCGAGCTGGCGCAGCGCGGAGGGGGTGAGGCAGAGGTGGGTGACCCGTTCCTCGTCGAGCAGGGCGGCGAAGTCGTCGGGCGAGCGGCTGGTGAGGTACGGGACGACGGCGAGGCGGCCGCCGTGCAGCAGGGCGCCCCAGAGCTCCCAGACCGTCCAGTCGAAGGCGTAGCTGTGGAACAGGGTCCAGACGGTGTCGGGGCCGAAGCCGAAGTGGTCGCGGCCGGAGTCGAGGAGGCGGCTGACGTGCTCGTGGGCGACGGCGACGCCCTTGGGGCGGCCGGTGGACCCGGAGGTGAAGATGAGGTAGGCGAGGTCGCCGGGGCGGCCGGCGGCGGGCGGTCGTACGGCCGGACGGGCGGCGATCTCCTCGGCGCGGGCGACGAGGTCGAGGGTGTGCCAGCTGCCGTCGGGGGCGCGGTCGGGGCGGTCCGTGAGGACCAGGGTGACGGCGGTGTCGCCGAAGACCAGGGCGGCCCGGTCGGCGGGGGCGGCGAGGTCGACCGGCACGTAGGCGGCGCCGGTCTTGAGCACGGCCAGGATGGCGACGGGTACGGCGGCGGTGCGTTCCAGGAGCAGGCCGACCCGGTCGCCGGGGCGCACGCCGTGGGCGAGCAGGGCGTGGGCCAGCCGGTTGGCGCGCCGGTCGAGTTCTGCGTAGCTGAGGGTGCCGTCCGGGTCGCTGACGGCGGGCCGGTCGCCGTGGGCGTCGGCGGCCCGCTCGAAGAGGTGGTGCAGGCAGTGGCCCGGGTCGAGGCGGGCGGGGCGGGGCGGCGGGGCGGCGGAGGTGAGGCGGAGCACGGTGGCGTCCGGCTCGGCGAGGGCGGCGTCGAGGAGGGCGGCGTAGTCGGCGGCGAGCCGGCGCACGGTGCCGGGGTCGAAGAGGTCGGTGCTGTACTCGGCCTCGCCGCGCAGTTCGCCGCCGTCGGCGTCCTCGAAGACGGACCAGGTGAGGTCGAACTTGCTGGTGCCGTTGGAGCGGACGGTGCGCTCGGCGGTGGCGGTCCCGAGCGGGAGCGGTGCGCGTTGCTCGCCGTGGGCGCCGAAGACCACCTGGACCAGTGGCGGGTGCTGGGGCGTACGGGTGGTGCCGAGCAGGTCGACCAGCTGGTCGAAGGGCACGTCGAGGTGGCCGAACGCGTCGAAGGCGCCGTCCTGGATGTCGGCCAGCAGTCCGCGGAAGGTGGTGCCGGGGGCGAGCCGGACGCGCAGCGGCAGCAGGTTGACGAAGTAGCCGAGCAGGTCGGCGAGTTCGGGCCGGTCGCGGGTGGTGACGGGCGTGCCGACGAGTAGGTCGTCGGCGCCGGTCCAGCGGCCCATCAGCAGGGCGAAGGCGGCGAGTTGGACCGTGTACGGGGTCACGCCCTCCTGCTCGGCGAGCGCCCGGACCCGGGCGGCGGTGCCGGGGAGGAGGTCGAACGGCTCGGTGGCGCCGTGCCGGCCGCGCTCGGCGGGCCGCGGCCGGTCGCCGGGCAGCTCCAGGAGGGTGGGCGCGCCGTCGAGGGTCCGCTTCCAGTGGGCGAGGTGCTCCTCGTACGAGGTGTGCCGTCCCTCCTCGGCCCAGTCGGCGTACTGGAGGGTGAGGGCGGGGAGGTCGGTGGCCCGGTGCTCCAGGAGGGCGGCGTAGTGCTCCGCGAGTTCGCGCTCGAAGAGGTCGGCCGACCAGCCGTCCCAGACGATGTGGTGCACCGCGAACAGGAGCGTGGTGCGTTCGTCGGCGAGCCGGAACGCCTCCGCGCGCAGCAGCGGTCCCGTGCTCAGGTCGAACGGCTCGGCGGCCCGTTCGGCGATCAGCCGCTCGGCGTGCTCCGCCCGTTCGGACTCGGGCAGTCCGCGCAGGTCGGTGACGGCGAGGGGCAGGGCGAGGGTGCGGTGGACGTGCTGGCGGGGTCCGTCGGCGTCCAGGGCGAAGGTGGTGCGCAGCACCTCGTGCCGGCCGGCCACGCCGTCCAGTGCCCGCTGGAGCAGCGTGAGGTCGAGCGGGCCGGTGACGTCGTAGGTCCACGGGGTGGTGTACGTGGCGTCCCGCGGGTTCCACCGGTCGAGGAACCACAGGCCGCGCTGGAGCCCCGAGAGGGGGGCGGTGCGGACCGGGTCCGCGGGCCCCGGGGGCTCCGGCGGGGCGGCGGGCTCCGGGGTGGCCGTCAGGTCGGCGGACGGGCCTGCCGGCGCGGTGGCCGGGTCCGGGGCCGGCGGGGCGACGGGCGGAGCGGCCGGCGCGGCGGGCAAAGGCGCGGCGGGCAGGTCGGCGGACGGGCTCACGGCCTCGTTCCCTTCGGTCGGTCGGGTGGGCGGGCGGTCGGGGTGCCGGGTCATCGCGGGGCCAGCCGCTCGGCGATGGCCCCGACCGTCCGGCCGCGGAAGACCGTCTGCGGCGGGACCCGGGTGCCGGTCTCCTGGGTGAGCCGCATGGCGACCCGTACGGCGGCCAGGGAGTTGCCGCCGATCCGGAAGAAGTCGGTGTCGGGGCCGAGGTCCTCGGTCCGGCCGAGGACGGCCCGGACGGCGTCGGCGACGAGCCGTTCGGCGGCGGTGAGCGGGTCGGCAGGGGCGGTTCCGGGGCGCTCCGCCGGGGCGGGCAGGGCCCGGCGGTCGACCTTGCCGTTGGGGTTGAGCGGGAGTGCGGTGAGGACGTCGAGCGTGGCGGGCACCATGTGCTCGGGCAGCAGCCCGGCCAGGTGGTCGAGCAGCGCGCCGGGGTCGGGCGCGGGTGCGTCGGGGGCGGTGGTGACGTACGCGGCGAGCCGGTGGTCGCCGGGTGCGGGCTCGCGGACGGTGACGGCTGCCTCCCGCACGGACGGGTGGCGGGTGAGCGCGTCCTCGATCTCGCCCGGCTCGATCCGGAAGCCTCGGACCTTCACCTGGTCGTCGATCCGGCCGGTGATCTCCAGGACGCCGTCCGCCGTCCGGTGGCCGAGGTCGCCGGTGCGGTAGAGCCGTTCGCCGGGCGCGCCGAAGGGGGAGGCGACGAACCGTTCGGCGGTCAGCCCGGGGCGGCCGACGTAGCCGAGGGCGAGTCCGCCGCCGGCCGCGTACAGCTCGCCGGTGGTTCCGTCCGGGACGGGGCGCAGGTGGTCGTCGAGGACGTGGACCGCCTTGCCGTGCAGGGGGCGGCCGATGGGGATGGAGGTGCCGGCGGCGTCCTGCGGGGTGGCGCGGTGGCAGGTGGTGAGGCCGAGGCTCTCGACCGGTCCGTAGCCGTTGGCGACGACGAGCCGCGGGTACTGGTCGAGGGCCTTGCCGACGTGGGTGACGGAGGCCCGTTCGCCGGCGGTGAAGGCCACGGCGAGCTCGTCGTAGGTCTCCGGGAACTCTTCCAGGAGGAAGTTGAACAGGCTGGCGGAGAGCTGGAGTTGGGTGACGCCGTGGCGGCGGGTGAGTTCGGTGACCGCCTGCGGGTCGGGCCGCCCGCCGGGCTGGAGGACGCACGTGCCGCCGAAGGCCAGGGCGCCGTACAGCTCCAGGGCGAAGGCGTCCCAGGAGACCGGGGAGCACTGGAGCCAGACCTCGTCGGGCCCGAAGCGGGCGTAGTCCTGCCCGAGGTAGGTGGTGGTGAGGGCGCGGTGCGGGACGGCGACGCCCTTGGGGCGGCCGGTGGAGCCGGAGGTGAACATCACGCAGGCCAGGTCGGTGCCGGTGACCGGCAGGCCCGGGTCGTGGCCGGGGCGGGCGGCGAGGGCGGTGGCCGTGGCGTCCAGGTCGAGGTGGCGGGCGACGGGGAACGGGGGGCTCGCGTGGCGGTGGGTGACCAGCAGGGCGGCGCCGCTGTCGGCGACCGCCCCGGCCAGCCGCCCGGCGGGGAAGTCGGGGTCGAGCAGGGTGTAGGCGGCGCCGGCCTTCAGCGCGGCGAGCAGGGCGGTGACCAGGTCCGGTCCGCGCTCGACCAGGACGGCGACGGTGTCGCCGCGGCCGATGCCGAGGTCGCGGAGGTGGTGGGCGAGACGGTTGGCCCGCTCGTTCAGGGTGCCGTAGTCGAGCCGGTCCTCGCCGGACACCAGCGCGAGGGCCCGCGGCTGCCGGGCGGCCCGGTCCTCGAAGAGCGTGTGCACGGGTGTCTCGACGGCGGCGGCGAGGGTGCCGAGCCATGCCTCGCACAGCTCGGCCATGGTGGCCGCGTCGAAGAGGTCGCAGTCGTATTCGAAGCGGCCGGTGAAGTCGGTGCCCCGGTCGTCGACGGAGATCGACAGGTCGAAGCGCGAGACCGGGTTGGAGTACAGCTCGCGGGTGACCTCGGTGCCGCCGACGCTCAGCGGGCGGGTGTCCAGCGGGTGGAGTTCCAGCAGCAGCTGGCAGAGCGGGTTGCGGTCCTCGGTGCGGTCGTCGGGGCGCTCCGCCATGACGGCGCCGGCGATGGCGTCGAACGGTGCCTCCTGGTGGCGGTAGCCGCCGATCGCCACCTCGCGGACGTGCCGGACGAGGTCGCGGAAGTCCATCCCCTCCTCGACCCGGACGCGCAGCGGCAGCAGGTTGACGAAGTAGCCGATCAGCGCGTCGAGTTCGGACCGGCCGCGGACGCTCACCGGGGAGCCGAGCACGAGGTCGCGGCGGCCGGTGCGCCGGTGCAGGGTGAGGGCGAGCCCGGCGAGGAGCACCATGAAGGGGGTCGCGTCCTCGCCCCGGGCCAGCGCCCGGACGCCCTCGGCCACCGGGCGGGGCATGACGAAGCGGTGGAAGGCGCCCCGGAACGCCTGTCGTTCGGGGCGGGGGCGGTCGGTGGGCAGCGGGGGTTCGGCGGGCGCGTCCCGCAGGTGCTCGCGCCAGTAGTCGAGCTGCCGCTCGGGGGTGTCGTCCCGCTGCTGCCAGAGGCTGTAGTCGGCGTACTGGACGGGGAGTGCGGGCAGCTCGGCGGGGCGTCCGGTGGCCAGGGACTCGTACAGTGCGGCGAGTTCGGCCTCCAGGACGGGCAGGGATCCCTCGTCCCAGACGATGTGGTGGCAGAGCAGCAGCAGGGTGGACGTGGTGCCGGTGCGGTAGAGGTGGGCGCGGACCAGCGGGCCGGTCTCCAGGTCGAAGGGGACGAGGGCGGCCTCGGCGAGCAGGCCGTCCAGGGCGTCGGCGGTGGTCTCGCGGACGGTGAACGGCAGGTCCACGGAGGGGTGGACGACCTGCCGGGGGCCGTCGTCGGCCGGCTCGAAGGTGGTGCGCAGCGTTTCGTGCCGGTCGACGACGCCGGCGAGGGCCCGGCGGAGCAGTTCGGGGTCGACGGGTCCGGCGAAGCGGAACACCCACGGCACGTTGTACGTGGGCGCTCCCGGATTCCACTGGTCGAGGAACCACAGTCCGCGCTGGAGGCCGGCCAGCGGCGCCTGCGCGGCGCCGGTCCGGGTGAGCTCCGGCCGTTCGGCGGCGTCGGAGGCGGCGGTGACGGCGGCGGCGAACTCGGCGAGGGTCGGGGCGTCGAAGATGGTGTACGGGGAGATCATGCCGAACACGTCGAAGACGCGGCCGACCACACGTACGGCGGTGAGGGAGTCCCCGCCCAGGTGGAAGAAGTTGTCGTCGGCGCCGACCTCGGGCACGCCGAGCACGTCGGCCCAGACGGCGGCGATCAGCTGCTCGGCGGGGGTGCGGGGCGGGCGGCGGCCGGCGGGCGGTGCGGCGGGCGCGGCCTGGGGTTCGGGCAGCGCCGTGCGGTCCACCTTGCCGCCCGCGGTGAGCGGGAACGCGGCCAGCGGCGTGACGGTCGCGGGGACCATGTGCTCGGGCAGCCGCTCGGCCAGGTAGGAGCGCAGCAGGGCGGCGTCGGGGCCCGGACCGGGAGCGTCACCGGCGGTCGCCGCCCCTCCCCCGGTGCCGGTGACGTAGGCGGCGAGCCGGCCCTCGTGCGCGACCACGACGGCTCCGGCGACGTCCGGGTGGCGGGCGAGCGCCTGCTCGATCTCGCCGGGCTCGACCCGGAAGCCGCGGATCTTCACCTGGTGGTCGGTGCGGCCCAGGAACTCCAGCGGGGCGTCGGCGCCGGACCGGCGGACCAGGTCGCCGGTGCGGTACATCCGGGCGCCCGGCTCCGGCGCGAAGGGGTCGGCGACGAACCGGCCGGCCGTCAGGCCCGCCCGGCCGTGGTAGCCGGAGGCGAGCAGCGGCCCGCCGACGTACAGCTCACCGGCCGTGCCGGCGGGCACCGGCCGCAGCCGGTCGTCGAGGACGTACGCGCGCCGGTCGCCGAGCGTACGGCCGATCGGGACCGTATCGCACTCCGCGGTCGCCGTGGGGCCCGCGAGCTCGTGGACGGTGGCGGTGACGACGGTCTCGGTCGGCCCGTAGGCGTTGAGCAGCGGCACGCCGGTGGCGTCCCACCAGCCGGCGGCGGCGTCCGGGTGGAGCCGGTCGCTGCCGGAGATCATCAGCCGCAGGGCGCGCGGGACGCGGCCTCCGGCCCGCAGCGCGGCCACCACCTCCTGGAAGTAACCGGCGGCCAGGTTCGCCACGGTGACGCCCTCGGCGTCGAGCAGCTCCAGAAGGGCGGCCGGCGCGAGGAGGTGTTCCTCCGGTACGAGGAGGCAGGCGCCGGCCGACAGGGCGGTGAGCGCCTGTTCGACGGCCACGTCCACGGTCGGGCGGGCGAGGTGCAGGACCACGTCGTCCTCGGTGAGGCCGAAGCGCTCGACGGCGGCGGCCAGGTGGCCGGTGAGCGCGGTGAGCGGGACGTGCACGCCCTTGGGACGGCCGGTGGTGCCGGAGGTGTAGACGAGGTAGCCCGCGGCCTTCTCGCGGCCGGGGTGGGGGGCGGCCTCGTCGCCGGCCCGGGTGCGGACGCCCGCGTCCGTCCCGACGAGTTCGCCGTCGACGAAGGCGAGGGCGGCTCCGGCGTCCTCGCCGATCCAGCGGTTGCGCTCCTCGGGCGCCTCCCGGTCCACGGCCAGGTAGGTGGCGCCGGCGCGGAGGGCGGCGAGCAGGCCGACCACGTGGTCGAGCCGGTCGCGGCCGGTGACGGCCAGCGTCCGCCCGGGAGGGATCCGGGCGGCGAGGGCACCGCTCAGCTCGTCCAGCTCCCGGTAGGCGACGGTCCGCGCGCCGGTCCTCAGGGCCGGGCGGTCCGGAAACCGGCGTGCGACGGATATGAAGGGGAAACCGAGAGATTCCATCATCCAACCCCGATGAATTGACGACGCTGCGAGCAGTGAGATCGACGATAGGGCGGCCCCGGCGGGCCGATCGGCAGAATGCACGGAAGTCCATCGGCAGTTTCACCTGCCGCATGACCTGCGGGTCTTGTCCCTGAAAAGGGTCAGCCCGCCGACACGCGCACGGGCGTTTCGGCGGGCTGCTCGAATTCATCTCCGGTCACCCGGAGGGGAGAATCCAGAGTACTGCGGCGGGCTTCAGGAGAATTCAGGAGACCAGACGTCGTCCCGGTCGAGCGCGGCCGGCGCGTATTTCCCCAGAGCGCTGATCAGCAGGCGGAGTTCGAGGGCGAGGCACTCGGCGAACCGGACCAGCCCGGCCCGCGGGTCCTCCGCCGTCGCGAGCAGGGCCGCCCGGCCCAGGCCCACGGCGCGGGCGCCGAGCGCGAGGCTCTTGACCGCCCGGCCGCCCTCCCACATCCGGCCGGACACCAGCAGGCAGGGCGGCGGCCCGGCGGCGGCCAGCCGGCGCAGGCACTCCGCCAGGGGCAGGCCGACCTCGGCCGGGAAGGCGTCCGGCGCCCACCCGGTGCCGCCCTCGGCACCGTCCACCGTGACGGCGTCCGCGCCCGCCTCGGCGGCCACCCGGGCGGCCTCGGCGACGTCCCGGCCGGGGTGCAGCTTCACCCAGACGCGGGCCCGGGGGAAGTTGTTGCGCATCAGCCGGACCTGCTGGCGCAGGATCTCCGCCGTGAAGGTGCCGGGCGTGCCGGAGCGCAGCACGCGGCCGTCGCCGAAGACGTCGTCGATCCCGTACCGGTCGCCGAGCCGGGCGGCCGCCTCGGCATCGAGCACCGTCATTCCGCCGAGTCCCGGCTTGGCGCCCTGCCCGACCTTCAGCTCGAAGGCCAGCCGGCCCGTTTCGAGCAGGGGCAGCGCCGCCGGGTCGCTGTAGACGAGGTTCCACACCTCGGCGTCCGCGTCCTCCGTGGACTGCTGGACGGCGACGCCGCCCCGCCCGTCCGGCAGTTCTGCGGCGTAGGCGCGGAGGCGGCCGAGGAGCGCCCGGTCCGCCGCCTCGCCGAGCCGGCCGTAACCGTTCACCGGGACGACGTTCTCGCCGATCACCATGGGCAGGCCGAGCTCGCCCGCCTGCCGGCTGAGCGCGAGGCCGAGGTCGCCGCCGGCGGCCCGGGTGGAGCCGAGCGCCGACACGTACACGGGCAGCGGGGAGGTGAACCCTCCGACGGCGGTGGTCAGTTCGACGT
It encodes:
- a CDS encoding amino acid adenylation domain-containing protein codes for the protein MESLGFPFISVARRFPDRPALRTGARTVAYRELDELSGALAARIPPGRTLAVTGRDRLDHVVGLLAALRAGATYLAVDREAPEERNRWIGEDAGAALAFVDGELVGTDAGVRTRAGDEAAPHPGREKAAGYLVYTSGTTGRPKGVHVPLTALTGHLAAAVERFGLTEDDVVLHLARPTVDVAVEQALTALSAGACLLVPEEHLLAPAALLELLDAEGVTVANLAAGYFQEVVAALRAGGRVPRALRLMISGSDRLHPDAAAGWWDATGVPLLNAYGPTETVVTATVHELAGPTATAECDTVPIGRTLGDRRAYVLDDRLRPVPAGTAGELYVGGPLLASGYHGRAGLTAGRFVADPFAPEPGARMYRTGDLVRRSGADAPLEFLGRTDHQVKIRGFRVEPGEIEQALARHPDVAGAVVVAHEGRLAAYVTGTGGGAATAGDAPGPGPDAALLRSYLAERLPEHMVPATVTPLAAFPLTAGGKVDRTALPEPQAAPAAPPAGRRPPRTPAEQLIAAVWADVLGVPEVGADDNFFHLGGDSLTAVRVVGRVFDVFGMISPYTIFDAPTLAEFAAAVTAASDAAERPELTRTGAAQAPLAGLQRGLWFLDQWNPGAPTYNVPWVFRFAGPVDPELLRRALAGVVDRHETLRTTFEPADDGPRQVVHPSVDLPFTVRETTADALDGLLAEAALVPFDLETGPLVRAHLYRTGTTSTLLLLCHHIVWDEGSLPVLEAELAALYESLATGRPAELPALPVQYADYSLWQQRDDTPERQLDYWREHLRDAPAEPPLPTDRPRPERQAFRGAFHRFVMPRPVAEGVRALARGEDATPFMVLLAGLALTLHRRTGRRDLVLGSPVSVRGRSELDALIGYFVNLLPLRVRVEEGMDFRDLVRHVREVAIGGYRHQEAPFDAIAGAVMAERPDDRTEDRNPLCQLLLELHPLDTRPLSVGGTEVTRELYSNPVSRFDLSISVDDRGTDFTGRFEYDCDLFDAATMAELCEAWLGTLAAAVETPVHTLFEDRAARQPRALALVSGEDRLDYGTLNERANRLAHHLRDLGIGRGDTVAVLVERGPDLVTALLAALKAGAAYTLLDPDFPAGRLAGAVADSGAALLVTHRHASPPFPVARHLDLDATATALAARPGHDPGLPVTGTDLACVMFTSGSTGRPKGVAVPHRALTTTYLGQDYARFGPDEVWLQCSPVSWDAFALELYGALAFGGTCVLQPGGRPDPQAVTELTRRHGVTQLQLSASLFNFLLEEFPETYDELAVAFTAGERASVTHVGKALDQYPRLVVANGYGPVESLGLTTCHRATPQDAAGTSIPIGRPLHGKAVHVLDDHLRPVPDGTTGELYAAGGGLALGYVGRPGLTAERFVASPFGAPGERLYRTGDLGHRTADGVLEITGRIDDQVKVRGFRIEPGEIEDALTRHPSVREAAVTVREPAPGDHRLAAYVTTAPDAPAPDPGALLDHLAGLLPEHMVPATLDVLTALPLNPNGKVDRRALPAPAERPGTAPADPLTAAERLVADAVRAVLGRTEDLGPDTDFFRIGGNSLAAVRVAMRLTQETGTRVPPQTVFRGRTVGAIAERLAPR
- a CDS encoding glutamate synthase-related protein — encoded protein: MSDLSAPGFPEEEVRRRARAGAAAAFPPPGAYGRVLFGSEHRGDRHRPGGERDPLDALRITPPVFMPQRLARLIELGREPDHRDVELTTAVGGFTSPLPVYVSALGSTRAAGGDLGLALSRQAGELGLPMVIGENVVPVNGYGRLGEAADRALLGRLRAYAAELPDGRGGVAVQQSTEDADAEVWNLVYSDPAALPLLETGRLAFELKVGQGAKPGLGGMTVLDAEAAARLGDRYGIDDVFGDGRVLRSGTPGTFTAEILRQQVRLMRNNFPRARVWVKLHPGRDVAEAARVAAEAGADAVTVDGAEGGTGWAPDAFPAEVGLPLAECLRRLAAAGPPPCLLVSGRMWEGGRAVKSLALGARAVGLGRAALLATAEDPRAGLVRFAECLALELRLLISALGKYAPAALDRDDVWSPEFS